The genomic stretch CTGGAGAAAGATTTGGGCATATCTATTTTTCTGCTGGGATATAGAAAAGATTCGGAATTTTCCGAAATGCCGAAGCTGATTATTAATATCGGGCTGAACACCCTGAGCGTAAAAGATCGAAGACGGAATGTAAGCGCGGAAAAAGTTCAATTAACTTATGAAGGTAATAATTTAATTTTAAGGATACCTTTGTCTTTATTGAAAGACCCTGCCTATATATTGGCATGCGTGAAGGCGGGATCCATTGTTATGCCGTTTGAGGATACGGCCTGGCGCGCTATTCAAATAGTTGACAAAGACCCGGTAAAGTTGTAACTTATTTAATAGCGGCGCGTTATGAAGCTATAAATAGGAGATGATAAATATGGCCGATAAAGATAATGAGTTTACAGGTGCGCTGTTTTTTAAGACCACCAGTTGTCCCGAATGCGGAAGAGAGATAACGCGCGAAGAGGTGGAAGGCAACTTGTCTGATGACGCCGAGACCTTCACCTGCCCTTATTGCCATAAAGCGATCGATATCGGACAATTGGAATAACTAAAGAAAACAAATTTCACGGGAGGGAAAATGGCTAAGAAGATTTTAGTGGTAGATGATGAACCCGGTATGGTAAGGCTGCTGAGAGATATTTTAGAGGACGAAGGTTATGCGGTTATCGAAGCCTCTAACGGAGAAGAGTGTCTCGAAAAGGCGGCCAAAAAAATTCCCGACCTAATTTTGCTGGACGTGATGCTGACCGGGCCCAGCGGCCTTTCGATATGCAAGCGTCTCAAAGATAATGCTGTAACGAAAGATATTCCTATCATTCTGGTAACGGCGCTATTGGGCGAAGGTATCCAGGAGAAAGGAGCGGAAAGCGGGGCGGCATATGTAATAAGCAAGCCCTATGACTCCAATGATCTCCTGTGGGAGATAGAGGACGCGATCAAGAAAAGTAAGGTCTAGGCCCATATCTTCACTCCTGGCAAATTATCATTCTTGCCATCGGAAACTTTTAACGCTTAGCGGTTGTCTAACATAGTAAAACACAATATGAGATACAGAAAACTATTCTTAGCGATCGCGATAAGCGTATGCGCCGTCTTCAGCGCTGCCGGGGCCGAAGAGACGATGTTGTGGAAGGATTGTGTCAAAGAAGCAAAGAATAATCATCCCGATCTGGTATCTGCCGCGGAAAAAGTAAAACAATCAAGGGCAACTAAAGAGATCACCAGGAGCGCTTATTTGCCTCAGATAACCGGCGAGGCAAGCGAGGTCACTTCCAAGGGGGCCACCTTTGGAAGTTCCGGTGGAGGAAGCCAGAGCGATATACAGACCGGCGCTGCCGCCCGCCATGAAACTACATCATACGATTACAGCGTTACGGGGCAGCAGCTTCTTTTCGATGGATTTAAAACATCATACGACCTGTCCGCCGCGGAACGAAATATAATATCATCACGATATAATTACGATGTGGCGTCATCCAATGTGAGATTGAGGTTAAGGACCGCTTATGTCAACTTGTTGACCGCGCAGGATCTTTTGAAAATTTCAGAAGAGATAGAAGCCCGCCGGAAGCAGAACCTGGAGCTTGTCAAGCTGAGGTATGAGGGGGGCCGGGAACACAAAGGGTCGCTTCTTACTTCGGAAGCGGATCTGGCGCAGGCAACGTTTGATGTGAACCAGGCGGGAAGAAGCATATTCCTCGCGCAGCGGCAGCTTACAAAAGAATTGGGCAGGGAAAAATTTGTCCCAATGAAAGCCGAAGGCGATTTTGAAGTTGTAGATGCGGACCGGGACAGGCCGGATTTTGAAAAATTATGCCGCACCAATCCGCTTCTGCAGCAGCTCATTGCGCAAAAAGAGGCGGCAAAGTATGGGGTGAAATCCGCCAAAGCCGGGTTCTATCCTCAGGTCTTCGCTTCAGGAACTTTAGGCAATACAAATATAGATGCGTTTCCCGACAAGAATGAATGGTCGGTAGGGACGAGCCTGACATTCCCTTTCTTTGACGGCGGTAATACGATCGCGAACGTAGCGAAAGCCAGGGCGGTCCTTGGCCAGGCCGAGGCGGATGAGAGAAGCGGACGGGATGGTGTTATATATACGCTATCAAACACCTGGACGACATTGCAGGACGCTATTGAAAAAGTCGGGGTAGCTAAAAAATCCCTGAATGCGGCGGAGGAGCGGGCGAAGATCGCGGAGGCGGAATATTCGATAGGACTGCTAATATACGACAACTGGATAATTATAGAGAACAATCTGGTCACGGCAAAGAGGAGTTATCTGAGCGCCGAACGCGACGCATTGATCGCGGAAGCAAATTGGATCCAGGCAAAAGGAGAGACCCTAGACTATGGTAAATAAGAAGAGATGGATAGTTGCTCTGGTTTTATTTACGGCCGGCGCCTTAGCTATAGCGCTTTTAAATACGGGAAATAAGCCGTCAGGGGAGGTCGCGCGGGAAGTGAAACCGGCTATAGGCAATATACAGACTACCATCACTTCCACCGCTACTGTGCAGCCGCAAAACAGGCTGGAGATAAAACCTCCGATCAACGGCCGTATAGATCAGGTATTGGTCGAGGAGGGTGATATTGTAAAAGCGGGACAGACCCTGGTGTGGATGAGCTCTACCGAGAGGGCTGCCCTTTTGGACGCCGCAAGGACGCGCGGCCCGGATGCCATGAAATACTGGGAAGAAGTGTATAAGCCGACCCCCCTGATATCCCCGCTCGACGGGGAAGTCATCGTAAGCCAGGATGAGCCGGGGCAGATAGTGACCTCATCGGATGCGGTGCTTGTCCTGTCCGACCGCTTGATCGTCCAGGCCCAGGTCGATGAGACCGACATAGGCGGGATCCGCGTCGGCCAGGAAGTGATGATCAGTCTCGACGCTTATCCTAACATCAAAGTGAAAGGCAAGGTCGACCACATATATTACGAATCCAAGATAGTGAATAATGTTACCATCTATCAGGTCGATATTCTCCCTGAAACCGTTCCGGAAGTTTTCCGATCGGGAATGACGGCCACTGTCGTAATTACAGAAAAGACGAAAGATAACATCGCTCTTATACCTCTTGAAGCCGTAAAGCGGAAAAAGGACGGCGCGTATGTCCTGATAAAGGAATCTCCGGGAGCGAAGCCGATCGAGCGAAAAATTGAGCTGGGTATCGCGGATGAAAAGAATGTGGAAGTGATCTCCGGTGTGTCGGAGGCGGATACTATCATAGTCGCAGGCCAGAAATATTCGCCATCGGTTAAGGCTAATAGCGGAACTAATCCTTTCATGCCTTTTAGAGGAAGGCCCAGCGGGCAATCGGCAAAATCAAAATGATGGCTTTAAGATGATAAAACTGGAGAACCTCTCCAAGACATACAAGATGGGCGAAGTCGGAGTGGCGGCCCTGCAGGGAGTGTCGCTTGATGTCAGGCCGGGAGAATTCGTAGCCATAATGGGGCCGTCGGGCTCCGGCAAGTCGACGCTTCTGCACCTATTGGGTTTTCTGGACTCACCCGATTCCGGCAAATATTATTTAATGGGTAATGATGTAACAAATTTAAGAGATGACAAGCTCTCAGTCCTCAGGAACAATTACATAGGCTTCGTCTTTCAACAATTCCATCTTTTGCCGCGGCTCTCCTCTCTAGAGAACACGGAACTTCCGCTCACCTATGCCGGCAAGCGCCATCTGAAAAAAATAGCTATGGAAAAGATCAAGGCCGTCGGGCTCCTCGAAAGAGGTTCCCATCGTCCCAATGAGCTCTCGGGCGGCGAACAGCAGCGCGTTGCCATAGCGCGTTCTTTGGTTAATGACCCCCCGCTTATCCTGGCCGATGAGCCCACGGGAAATCTCGATTCAAAGAGCCAGAACGAAATAATGGCGATCCTGGTGGATCTTAACCGGCAGGGGAAGACGATCGTCATGGTCACTCACGAGGAGGAAGTCGCGGAGTATGCTAAGAGGATCATCAAGATGCGTGACGGAAAGATAGTATCTGATGAAACCAGGACCGCCACTAAAGATATCGGGCCCGTGCAGACCGGCATATCGGTAGATAAGATATTGTCCGGGGAATCCTCCGGCATACGGCAGGCTGAACTCGCCGATCATTTGAAGCAGGCTTTCGGTTCGATAGTTTCGCACAAGATGCGTTCCGCCCTTTCAATGCTAGGCATCCTGATCGGTGTCGCCGCCGTTATCGCTATGCTCGCCTTAGGCCAGGGGGCGAAAGAGTCTATCTCCCAAACGCTGGCGTCGTTAGGCTCAAACCTCTTAACGCTCAGATCGGGGTCGCAGAGAGTGCATGGTGTGGCTATGGAAGCGGGAGCGGTAACACGCTTTACGTTTCAGGATGTGGACGCTATAGCAAAAATTCCGAATGTGAAAAGGGTCTCACCGACCGTTACCGGCAGAGGGCAGCTTGTCTATATGAATAAAAACTGGAATACCCAGGTCCAGGGCACAGGCGTTAATTTCGCCGAGATGCGGGCATCCGTTCCCACGGCGGGCAAATTTTTTACAGAGGACGAATTACGTTCCCGCGCCAGAGTGGCACTGCTGGGGACAACCGTCGTGAGGGAATTGTTCGGAAGCGAGAATCCCATAGATTCGATGATAAGGATAAACAAGGTCAGCTTTAAAGTGATAGGCATCTTACCGTCGAAGGGCACTAACATGTTCCACGACCAGGACGACCTGGTAGTTATTCCCGTCACCACGGCCATGTACCGGCTTTTAGGGAAACAGTATGTAGACACGGTGGATGCGGAAGTCAGCGATCAGTCGGCAATGGAAGAAGTGCAGAATAACATGAAAGATCTGATCATAAAGAGCCACCGTCTCAGCAAAGAAAATGAGGACTCGTTCGAGATACGGAACATGGCCGATATACAGCAGACATTGGCGCAGACGACCAAGACCATGACGCTGCTCCTAGGCGCCATAGCGGCCATCTCTCTCCTGGTCGGGGGTATAGGAATAATGAATATAATGCTTGTATCTGTCACGGAGAGGACCAGGGAAATCGGTTTAAGGAAAGCGATAGGCGCGCGCGGATCGGACATCATGACACAGTTTCTGATAGAGTCGGTGGTGATGACGTTTACCGGAGGAGCGATGGGTGTTTTGTGCGGTTCGGGAATAGCCGCGCTTCTGGCCCTGGTCGCGGGATGGGCGATAAAGGTTTCGATCTCTTCAGTCCTGCTCGCAACCACTTTTTCTATCGCCATCGGCATAATATTCGGACTGTGGCCCGCGCGGCAAGCGGCCAGACTTAATCCGATCGAAGCGCTTAGATATGAATAACAAAGAGAAGGCCTTGCCTCTATGCTGTTAAAAATAAGTTTAATTCGAGTTATTAACCTTCTGGGAATCTCGGGGATTTACCTATACTTCTGCAAGCGCCTGAAAATATTTCCGGTACAAGTAAAAGTGCCGATATTCGGAAAGATCCGGACATTTCATGAAGCGAGGAACATTTTTGATAATTTTGGCTCCTCAGGGCAATTAAGGGACGAGACGATAGAGCGCTATCTTTCGAAAAAATCGGCGCCATGTATAGTTGATTGCGGGGTAAACGTCGGCGTGACGGCGCGATGGTGGTTTCATCTTAATCGTCGATCAACAGTTTTTGGAATTGACATGATGAAAGAATCTCAGGAATTCACCGTAGAAACAATAAAGTCCATAGGCATAGCCCCGGACAGATATAGGCCCATTATAGCGGCGTTGTGGTCCGAAAACGGAAAAGAGTTCAAAATCGGCATAGGTGACCCGCTTTGCGGCGATTACGGTTTTTATCGATTCGATAAGGAAAAGAGCGAAAGAACTTTTGTGACCAGGACGCTCGATACTGTATTCGATTCCGAAAATATCGGCGATGTAGATCTTTTGAAAATCGATCTGGAAGGCGTGGGGGGCGAAGTTCTTAAGGATGCGGCGAAACTTCTTAAAAAGACGAAACATATATTCCTGGAGACTCACTCCGAAGAGGAAAGTAAGCTGGCCGGCAGCATATTAACAAGTAATAAATTCCGCCTGAGAAAGACTGCTAGCAGGCATCAATGGTGGGAAAAATATGATATACAATAAACTAAAAACTTTTCCGCGGTTAATAGCCCTGATTACAGGTATTTTTTTTATAGGGTTCTGCGTTATATTTGCTTTAGATATCTTTTTTCCCAAAATGCCTGCCCTGATCAACTCTCTTCTGGATAGCCTCCTCCTGGTGATCCTGGCCTTCCCCCTGATATCCCGATTTGATCTTTCCCGCATCGCCATGGAAAACAAGCGAAACTTTGATACCCAGGCGGCGCTCAACTCACTTTTGCGCCTGATGATCGAAGATATCTCTCTGGACGAGATCCTGAATAGAACGCTCGATACCATCTTTTCACTGCCATGGTTTACCGTGCAGCCGAGAGGGGCCATATTCCTGGTCGAGGATGAACTCGATGTCCTGGTGATGAAGGCGCAAAAAAATCTTTCCGAACCTATACGGCAGTTATGTTCAAGAGTCCCTTTCGGCAAGTGTCTTTGCGGAAGGACGGCCTTAACAAAAGATATGCAATTCGCGGACCGGCTTGACAGCCGCCATGAGATTATGTACGAAGGTATTAATCCTCACGGCCATTATTGTGTGCCCATACTGCTCAAGGGCAAGGTGCTGGGAGTGGTTAACCTGTATTTAGATGAGAAATATGCCCGGGATAAGACGGACGAGGTATTTCTTCTTGCGGTAGCGGATCTTCTGGCCGGTATCATACAGGAGAAACGGTTTGAGGAGGGCCAGAGGAAGGCGCAGGAAAGGCTTATCCAGGCGAGCAAGATGGATGTGGTAGGCAGGCTTGCCGGCGGCGTTGCCCATGAGGTGAAGAACCCTCTTGCAATAGTGCTTATGGGAACGGATTATCTTTCAGGAAAGATTAACGCCGGCGATAAAAGGGTATTATCCACCCTTAATGATATGAAGGCCGCTATCAAAAGAGCCGATGACGTTATCAAGGACCTGTTAGATTTTTCCAGGGTCTCGGAGTTAAATATTACCGCGCAGGACATTAATTCCATACTGAATAACGCGCTCGTTTTAGTTAAATATCAAATCGACAGCGCCCATGTAGAGATACATAAAGACCTGAAGGAGGATATCCCCCGGGTTCAGGCGGATAGGAATAAGATAGAGCAGGTATTTGTAAATATCATACTTAATTCTATTCAGGCCATGCCGGATGGCGGGACATTGACGGTAAGGACTTACGCCAAAAAAGTAACAGGAGACACGAATGTAGTTATTGAAATAGAAGACACCGGCACCGGTATCTCCGAAGATAATTTAAATAATATATTCGAACCATTCTTCACCACGCGCCGCGATAAAGGAGGCACGGGCCTGGGCCTCTTTATAGTAAGAAACATAATCGAGATGCATAAAGGAAGGGTAGAGATTATTAATAAAAAAGACGGCCATGGCACAAAGACGACCATAACTCTTAAAGGATAAAAAAGGAGAGGCTTTATGGAAAAGAAGAAGATACTTATTATCGACGACGAAGCGGGCTTTACCAGAGTAGTGAAATTGGCTCTCGAAGAGACCGGCGACTATGAGGTCAGGATAGAGAATAAAGGCGAAAAAGGGCTCAGCACGGCCCTAGAATTTAACCCGGACCTGATTTTATTGGACGTGATAATGCCTGATATTTCAGGCGGCGAGGTATGCTCCCAGATACAATCCGCCGCGGGCCTGAAAGATACCCCTATAGTATTTTTAACCGCCATCGTAAAGGAAAAAGAAGTCGGGCCGGGAGTAAGCACTATCAGCGGCCATCCGTTTCTGGCCAAACCTGTAAGCAAGAAGAAGCTTATCGGAGCCATTGAAAGGTATATATGATAATAGTGCTGGGAATAATCGCCGTCCTGATACTTCTAAGCATTATATATTTACGGAAATTTATGCGCGATATGGCTGTTGTCGAAAGCGAGCTGATTAAAGAGCTTAGAGAAATAAAAAATTGCCTGATAAAGATAAATGAAAAACAGCTATAATAATCTTGCAACTTTATGATGGTGCGTGTATACTTACCTATGACCAGTAACCAGTTGAAAGGGGGTATGCGATTATGAGGAGATTAGCAGTGGTGTTAGTGATCGCGGCTATCGCGTTATACGCGATGCCTGTATTCGCTGGCGATGCGGCATCCGCGCCGAAGGCCGGAGAAAAGTCGATATTCCAGAGGCTGAGCAATGAAATCTGCGGCAGTAAGATGCCTGCCAGATTTGCTGTCAAACCGATTGCGAAAGATTCGGTTGAAGCGGTTAAGTACGTGGGTGATCGTAAAGTGAAGGTGTTCCAGGACGTGTCTGACGGTATCGCCCAGGGGTCCGCAAAGGCAAAGGGCGAGTCTCTGCGTACGAAATAATTGGTTTTCAGCATTTAGTCTTCAATAGGCCCTGTCTTTCGTGTACAGACAGGGCCTTTACTTATGAATAAGCTGAAAGGAAGAAGGGAGCTGACCCTCATTATGGTAAAAACATTATTTATCGTTTCTTTTTTATTATCCGCGCTTCTCGGAGCCGGCTATTATGGAGAACTCTGCGCTATGGAAAACCCGGTTGTCGTTTTAGAGACTACACAAGGCGTCATAGAACTTACGCTCAGGCCGGATGTCGCGCCTAAAGCGTGTGAAAATTTTGTAAAATTGGTTGAGAAAGGCTATTATAACGGCATTATCTTTCACCGTGTGATACCGCAATTTATGATCCAGGGGGGCGACCCCACCGGAACCGGCACCGGAGGGTCATCGATCTGGGGAAGGCCGTTCGGCGATGAATTACGCGCCGATGTCTGTTTTGACAAGCCAGGTATCCTGGCCATGGCAAATTCCGGGCCAAACACAAACGGCAGCCAATTCTTTATCACGACCGTCGAGACTTCATGGCTCAATATGCGCCACACGATATTCGGATATGTTTCGGCCGGGTATGATGTAGTGAAAAAGATAGAAAAGACGCCGACCGGCGCTGAAAATAAGCCTTTAGTCCCTCAAGAGATAATCAAGGCATATATAAAGACGAAACAATAATGCCGATCGTAAAGACGAACGATAGAAGAGGTTTCACGCTTGTCGAGATCATGACGGTCATCGGGATCATCGGCATACTGGCGGCTATAGCTATCGCCAATTTCATGGTGGCAAAGCGCGTCGCCCAGAAGAACGCCTGCATAGCTAACCTGAAACAGATCCAGATAGTTGTCAATACATGGGCGCTGGATACGGACTCGAGTCCGAACGCGACATTCACAAAGGCGGACCTGGTGCCCAATTATATTAAGACATGGCCTAAGGAAGGCACGGCGGATTACCCTTTGCCGGCTAATGTAAATTCTACACCGGTTTGTCCGAATGCCGCCGTTAACACCGACCATACGATATAAGCGGAAGATATATGAGATTGTTGGTATCGATATTGATATGGATAGTGGGCGCTCTCATTACCATGGCCACATTTCTGGCAAGCGTCCTCCTCTCTGTAATACTTTATCCGTTCCCATTCAGGAAAAAGATAGTTCATGCGCAGTGTTTCTGGTGGTCGGACGCGATAATAGCTTTAAATCCCTACTGGAAGATCAGCATAAAAGGCCTGCAGAATATAGACCCCTCTAAAACATATGTTATAGTGGCCAACCATCAGAGCCTGGCAGATATTGTTATAATATACCAGATACGTACGTATTTTAAATGGGTGGCGAAAGAAGAGCTTCTTAAAGTGCCGTTTATAGGCGGCCTGCTTTGGATTAATAATCATATTATGCTTTCCAGGGGGGATTTTAGCAGTGTAAAAGAAGTTTATAAAAAGGCGGCTGAGTACCTTAAAAGCGGCATATCGATGTTATTTTTCCCGGAGGGAACGCGCTCCAGCACCGATCAAATGGGTGAATTTCAGAATGGAGCTTTTAAGCTGGCTATAAGGGAAGGCAAGAGCGTCCTTCCTATATTTATCGGCGGCACCAGGGAAGCGATACCTAAAGGCGGTTTTATCTTTAAAACAAAGGTATCCGGAAAGCTTGTGGTGCTTCCGCCGATCGATACATCGAGTTTCAAGATTGCCGATTACGCGGTCTTGAGAGATATGGTGCGTGAGCAGTTGCAAAAAGTCGCTTCGGAAAAAGCTTAATCATTGGGCGGTTTTGTGTTAGAATAATTTTTGTGAAATAGACGGTTAAAGTTAATACGGGGAGCAATAATAATGAAGAAGCTGGTGTTGCTGCGCCACGGCGAAAGCACGTGGAATAAGGAGAACAGGTTTACGGGCTGGACCGATGTCGATCTTTCCGATAAAGGCAGAGAAGAGGCCGCAAAGGCCGGCGAAGTGCTGAAGAAAGAAGGTTTCGTCTTCGATGTGGCCTATACCTCGGTATTGAAGAGGGCCGTATATACATTATGGACCGTCCTCGACAAGATGGATCTTGTGTGGATACCCGTGAATAATTCGTGGCGGCTCAATGAGCGCCATTACGGGGCCCTGCAGGGGCTCAATAAGTCGGAGACCGCGGCAAAATTCGGCGAGAAACAGGTCCTTATATGGAGAAGAAGCTATGATATCCCGCCTCCGCCTCTTGAAAAGAACGATCCGAGAAGCCCCCGCAACGACCCGCGCTATAGGGACTTATCCGACAGCGAGATCCCGTTGACGGAATGCTTAAAAGATACGGTAAAGAGATTTTTGCCGTACTGGCATGAAACCATAGCTCCGGTGGTCAAGTCGGGTAAATGTGTGATCATAGCCGCCCACGGTAATAGCTTGAGGGCGCTGGTTAAATACCTCGACAATATACCGGATGACAAGATAGTCGGAGTGAATATTCCTACCGGGCTGCCTCTTGTATACGAATTGTCGGACGATCTGAAGCCGATCAAAAGTTATTATCTCGGCGATCCGGAAGAGGTGAAGAAAGCGATGGAAGCGGTGGCCAACCAGGGCAAGGCGAAATGATCAAAGTAAGAAAAGCTCTTATAAGTGTATCCGATAAGACCGGACTGGAAGACCTTGTGAAGGTTTTGCACAAATTTGCCGTTAAGATACTCTCCACAGGAGGGACGTCAAAAGCCATAATCCGTATGGGAGTCCCTGTGAAGGATGTGTCCGATTACACCGGCTTTCCTGAGATGCTGGACGGCAGAGTGAAGACGCTCCACCCGAAGGTCCATGGCGCTCTCCTGGCTTTGCGCGATAATAAGGAACATATGGATGCCGTGAAAGAACACGGGATCTCCCTGATAGATATGGTGGTCGTGAATCTCTATCCTTTCGAAAAGACAGCCTCGAAACCGCAGATAGAGCCGGAGGAGGTCATCGAGAATATAGATATCGGAGGCCCTTCGATGCTGAGGAGCGCGGCAAAGAACTATAAATCGGTATGCGTTGTCTGCGATATCGCCGATTATAAGAGAGTTATCGAAGAGATGGAGAAGAATTCAGGTTGTATCTCGGAAGAGCTCCTTGCCTGGCTCGGAACAAAAGTGTTCGCCAGGACCTCGGCCTACGACGCGGCCATACATAATTATTTGAGATCGCAAGTGAAAGGAACGGCGGCCGGCGACGAGGAGCTTTTGCCGGAAACGCTCACGATAAATTGTAAAAAGATTCAGGACCTGCGGTACGGCGAGAACCCTCACCAGAAAGCGGCATTCTACAAGGACCTGTTATCCGACGAGCCGGGCGTCGCTTCCGCGGTCCAGCTCGGAGGGAAGGAGCTTTCGTTCAATAACATAGTAGATCTTAACGCGGCGCTGGAGATAGTGAAAGAATTCGCGCTTCCCGCGGCCGTTATAGTGAAACATACTAATCCGTGCGGAGCGGCGGCGGCCGATACATTGAAACAGGCATATCTGGACGCCCTGGATTGTGACCGCATGAGCGCTTATGGAAGCATCGTCGGATTCAATGCCCCCGTAGATATCGTTGTCGCCAGGACGATCCTCAAAGAGGCCGATTTTGTCGAATGCATCATCGCGCCGTCTTATGAGGCGGATGTCGTCGAGGCATTAAGGAAGAAGAAGAACCTGAGGCTCCTGGAAGTGAAGAATTTTGGTATCAAGACCGCAAAGATCCGTCCCGACCTGAAGAAGGTCGTCGGGGGCGTTCTCATTCAGGATAGGGATATCCTCGGCCTGAAGGAATCAGACCTGAAATTCGTCACTAAAACAAGGCCGACGAAGGATGAGCTTAAGTCGCTTATGTTCGGATGGCTGGTGGCGAAACATGTTAAGTCGAATGCGATCGTCCTGTCTCAGGGCACAAGGACCGTGGGCATTGGCGCGGGCCAGATGTCGAGAGTGGACTCTGTAATGATAGCCGCGCGGAAAGCGGGAGAGCGTTCTAAGGGCTCGACTCTTGCCAGCGACGCGTTCTTTCCCAAAGAGGACGGTATCGAGCAGGCGGCCCGGGCCGGCGTCAGGGCCATAATACAGCCGGGCGGATCTATAAGGGACGCCGAAGTTATCAGTAAGGCGGACTCGTTCGGTATCTCGATGGTCTTTACCGGAGTCAGGCACTTCAAACATTAATGCATGACCTACCAGGAAGCTCTACAATATCTCGATAGCTTCATCAATTACGAAAAGAAGAATAACTACGATTATAACCTCTCCTTTAAACTCGACAGAATGAAGAGGCTATGTTCTCTTTTGGGCGATCCCCAAAAGGAGATCAGGTCCATCCATGTGGCAGGCACCAAAGGAAAAGGCTCCACTTCCGCTATAATACAATCCATTCTGAAAAGCTCCGGTTTTAAGACGGGCCTTTACACGTCTCCGCACCTTGTATCTTTCTGCGAGAGGATAAAAATAAATGACGCTCTTATAACGGAAGAAGATGTGGGCGCTATACTCGATACGGTAAAAAGCGCGATAGATGAGATGGGCTCTGAGAAGCCCTCCTTTTTCGAAATATATACAGCGCTGGCATACCTTTATTTTAAGAGAGAGAATGTGGATTTCGCCGTATATGAGGCGGGATTAGGGGGGCGTCTCGACGCCACCAATGTAATAGACCCCCTGGTATGTGTCATCACTCCGATAAGCTATGAGCACACGCATATTCTCGGAGATACGCTTGCGAAGATCGCGTATGAGAAGGCCGGAATAATTAAGAGCGGCAGCATCTGCGTATCGGCCCCGCAGGAAGACGAAGCGCTCGCGGTTATAGGAAGCGTGTGCAAAGAGAGGGAGGCTGAACTCGTGCTGGCGGGCCGCGATATTAAATTTAAGGAGATCGCCTCAAATGACGAAGAAGAGGTCTTTAACGTCTCTTCATTCTTCGATAAATACGATAGTTTGCATATGAAACTGCTTGGGTTCCATCAGGTGATAAACGCGAGCGTGGCCATAGGGGCCGTAGAGGCGCTTCGTTTGAGCGGGATCTCCATAGGAAAAGATGCGGTAAGGAAAGGGATCGAGTTCGCCAGATGGCCGGGAAGGCTCGAGGTGGTGAGGAAGAGAAGCCCGCGCATAATTCTCGACGGCGCGCAAAATAGAGCCAGCGCAGATGCCCTGGCGCGCTCAGCGAAAAAGCTATTTAAATACAGGAAGCTTATTCTGGTCCTAGGAGTCTCTAAGGATAAGGATATAAAAGGGATGCTAAAGGAACTGGTGCCTGTGTCGGATATCATCATTTTAACGAAGTCCGGAGTGGCCGAGCGGGCGATGGATCCCGAGTTTATAGGCGCTCTTATAACCCCTGAATCTAAAGTTGCGGGTATAACTCAAAGCGTTAAAGACGCGATCGATATGGCTCTCAGAAAAGCGGGAGCGTCCGACCTAGTGCTGG from Candidatus Omnitrophota bacterium encodes the following:
- the gpmA gene encoding 2,3-diphosphoglycerate-dependent phosphoglycerate mutase, coding for MKKLVLLRHGESTWNKENRFTGWTDVDLSDKGREEAAKAGEVLKKEGFVFDVAYTSVLKRAVYTLWTVLDKMDLVWIPVNNSWRLNERHYGALQGLNKSETAAKFGEKQVLIWRRSYDIPPPPLEKNDPRSPRNDPRYRDLSDSEIPLTECLKDTVKRFLPYWHETIAPVVKSGKCVIIAAHGNSLRALVKYLDNIPDDKIVGVNIPTGLPLVYELSDDLKPIKSYYLGDPEEVKKAMEAVANQGKAK
- a CDS encoding ATP-binding protein, translated to MPALINSLLDSLLLVILAFPLISRFDLSRIAMENKRNFDTQAALNSLLRLMIEDISLDEILNRTLDTIFSLPWFTVQPRGAIFLVEDELDVLVMKAQKNLSEPIRQLCSRVPFGKCLCGRTALTKDMQFADRLDSRHEIMYEGINPHGHYCVPILLKGKVLGVVNLYLDEKYARDKTDEVFLLAVADLLAGIIQEKRFEEGQRKAQERLIQASKMDVVGRLAGGVAHEVKNPLAIVLMGTDYLSGKINAGDKRVLSTLNDMKAAIKRADDVIKDLLDFSRVSELNITAQDINSILNNALVLVKYQIDSAHVEIHKDLKEDIPRVQADRNKIEQVFVNIILNSIQAMPDGGTLTVRTYAKKVTGDTNVVIEIEDTGTGISEDNLNNIFEPFFTTRRDKGGTGLGLFIVRNIIEMHKGRVEIINKKDGHGTKTTITLKG
- a CDS encoding response regulator — its product is MEKKKILIIDDEAGFTRVVKLALEETGDYEVRIENKGEKGLSTALEFNPDLILLDVIMPDISGGEVCSQIQSAAGLKDTPIVFLTAIVKEKEVGPGVSTISGHPFLAKPVSKKKLIGAIERYI
- a CDS encoding prepilin-type N-terminal cleavage/methylation domain-containing protein — translated: MPIVKTNDRRGFTLVEIMTVIGIIGILAAIAIANFMVAKRVAQKNACIANLKQIQIVVNTWALDTDSSPNATFTKADLVPNYIKTWPKEGTADYPLPANVNSTPVCPNAAVNTDHTI
- a CDS encoding peptidylprolyl isomerase, translating into MENPVVVLETTQGVIELTLRPDVAPKACENFVKLVEKGYYNGIIFHRVIPQFMIQGGDPTGTGTGGSSIWGRPFGDELRADVCFDKPGILAMANSGPNTNGSQFFITTVETSWLNMRHTIFGYVSAGYDVVKKIEKTPTGAENKPLVPQEIIKAYIKTKQ
- a CDS encoding lysophospholipid acyltransferase family protein, encoding MRLLVSILIWIVGALITMATFLASVLLSVILYPFPFRKKIVHAQCFWWSDAIIALNPYWKISIKGLQNIDPSKTYVIVANHQSLADIVIIYQIRTYFKWVAKEELLKVPFIGGLLWINNHIMLSRGDFSSVKEVYKKAAEYLKSGISMLFFPEGTRSSTDQMGEFQNGAFKLAIREGKSVLPIFIGGTREAIPKGGFIFKTKVSGKLVVLPPIDTSSFKIADYAVLRDMVREQLQKVASEKA